Part of the Tetragenococcus koreensis genome, AATTTTAGGTTGGGATGCTGCTGGCATCGTAGAAGAAGTAGGGGAAAATTGCACTCTATTTCAACCTGGCGATGAAGTTTTTTATGCTGGTGCTGCCAATCGTCAAGGAGCAAATAGCGAATTTCACTTAGTCGATGAACGAATTGTCGGAAAAAAACCAAGTACCTTGGATTTTGCGGCCACAGCCTCTTTACCGCTGACTTCCTTAACCGCTTATGAAGCATTATTTGAGCATTTAGGACTTACTCAAAACAAAAGCGAAAATGTCGGTAAAAAATTATTAATCGTTAACGGCGCTGGCGGTGTTGGTTCTGTAGCCATTCAATTAGCAAAAAGCATAGACTTGACTGTAGTTGCAACTGCCTCTCGGCCAGAAACTCGCGATTGGGTGAAAAAACAAGGCGCAGACTTTGTGATTGACCATCACCAAGACTTTGCACCCCAATTACAAAAAATAAACATGACCGAAGTTGATTACATTCTTTGTTTACATTCGACAGAGTTACATTGGTCAGCAATGGCAGATGTTATTGCTCCTTTAGGGAAAATTTGCTCCATTGTGGAAACTGAAAAACCTGTTGAATTAGGTTTGTTAAAAGACAAAAGCGCAACATTTACTTGGGAATTTATGTTTACCAAATCGAACTATCAAACGAACTTAATAACCCAACATAATTTTTTAAATGATATTGCGCGCATGATTGATGCAAAAGAAATTCATGCAACTATCAACCAAAATTACGGTCCTATCAATGCAGAAAATTTGAAGAAGGCACACAAACAATTGGAATCAGACACTACCATTGGAAAAATCGTTTTAGAAAACTTTGCATAACTAATAAAAACGGGGATTGAGACAGTGACTACTGCACTGCTTCAATCCCCGTTATAAAATTCTACTAAACTTTATGTGCCGCTAGTATCAACATCATCGGCCGACGTAATTCTTCTTGCATTTCTTTACTTGCATCTAACATTTCTTGTGGCGGCTTTGGCTCAACCAAATCATCAAGAACAAACCCTTGTTTAAGTAATGTCTGGACGTAGGTAGTTAAGCTACGATGATATTTTGTAATTGAAAAGCCTAAAAAATCAGTGCTCCTAGCTCCCTCAGAAAAATAACGATCTACTGGCCAATGGCTAATTTTTCCATCTGAATCAGTTATCCACTGTTCAGAACCTTGCGCCGTAAAAATAGGATGCTCAACGCTCATCACCAGTTTCCCGCCAGGTGCAAGTTGCCCATAGATTCCCTTGATTAAACCAAGATAGTCTTTAACATAATGGATCGCTAGTGAACTAATAATGACATCAAAAGTCTGATTCAGTTATTCTAATCCAAACATATCCATTACTTTATATTGGACATTCATATTTTGGGTCATGGTTTGTGCTTGCTGAATCATTTTTTCTGAATTATCAATGCCAACTACTTGCTTAGCACCATTATCAGCCGCATATCTGCAATGCCAGCCATAACCGCAGCCTAAGTCTAGGACTGTTTTTCCAACAAAGTTGGGAAATACTTCTTTTAAACGATGCCACTCTCCTGCTCCCTTTAGACCGTATTTTGAACGATCCATTTCGGCATAAGCATTAAAAAAATTGGGATCGTCGTAATTTGATCGCATTTTTTCCCTTCTTTCCTAAAATTGTCATCACTGAAATCGCAAAAACCGAGGCATTTATCCTCACTTCGTTCAAACGCAGTTTACATAATAAGCGTTTCAAATAGATGTGGTTGAACGGTCGGTTTCTCCCATGGACATTTTTTCAAAAGCAGTTTCAGCGATTTCATTTTTTGGCATTTTTTCTTTTATCCGTTTGAGACATTCATTATGGTCATGCTTGCGTGCTATACACTGATAACGCCCAAAAAGCAATATAGAATGATGGGCTGGATACCACATTTCTTCCGGAAGTTTCTCTGAGATGATTTTTTCTATCTCTTCTACAGAAGCATCTGGAAAAACAAAATGCAGTTTTTTCGTCACACGATTGACATGCGTATCTACAGCAAAAGCAGGTATATTAAAACCGTTCGTTAAAACAACATTCGCCGTTTTTCTACCAACACCTGGTAAAGAAATTAAATCCTCTCGATTAGCCGGAACTTGCCCCTCAAATTTTTCTAATAAAGCATTGCTCATATTTTTTAAAAATTTCGCTTTGTTATTAGACAAGCCAATGCTTCGGATATTTTTTTGAATTTCTTCTAAAGAAGCATCAGCCATTTTCTCAGGCGTTGGGAAATTTTCAAACAATTTTGGTGTTGCTTTATTGACGGATATGTCGGTTGTTTGCGCACTTAAAATAACAGCACATAACAGTTGAAAATTCGTTTCATAATTTAATTCTGTTCCCTTTTTAGGATAAAGTTTGATAATTGCTTGAACAGCTTCGGTTAATTCTTTAACATTTAGTAAAATTTCTCCAGACACATGATCCTTCCCTTCTGTTTTATATAATTAAATCCTAGCCTTTTTTCCTAGACTCGTCAACTTTTGTCCTGTATATCAGAGACGCTAAAAAAATATCTATCAAGAATAGTCCATGTGACCTCTTGATAGATATTTCATATTAAGCGACTGCTTTTTTCATTTCTCTTGTTTGGGTTTTCGTTTCTTTTGTTTTGGCTGGTTTGAATCCTTTCAAACGCAGGGCATTTAGTAAGACAGAAACAGAACTTAAACTCATCGCAGCCCCAGCAAACATAGGGTTAAGTAACGGTCCGCCAAATAAGAGTAAGACGCCCATTGCAACCGGGATGCCAATTGTATTATAAGCAAAAGCCCAAAATAGATTTTGTTTAATGTTTTTAATGGTGGCTCGACTCAATTCAACCGCTGTTGGTACGTCCATCAAGTCACTACGCATCAACACAATATCAGCAGATTCAATCGCAACATCTGTACCAGAGCCAATCGCCACACCTACATTGGATTGCGCTAAAGCAGGCGCGTCATTGATGCCATCACCGACCATCGCGACATGAAGCCCTTCATTTTGTAAGTTTTGTACTTCATTGGCTTTATCTTCAGGTAAAACTTCACTAAAGACCCGATCAATTCCAACTTGTTTCGCAATGGCTTCAGCTGTCCGTTTGTTATCACCTGTAATCATCGCAACTTGCAAGCCCATACTATGCAGTTTATCAATCGCTGCAATACTATTTTCTTTGATCGTATCTGCCACTGCCACAATGCCAATCAATTGACTATCAGCTGCAATAAACATCGGCGTTTTTCCTTCACCAGCTAATCGATCGGAAACTTCTTGCGCATCTAACATCGCAATTTCATTTTCTGTCATTAATTTTTTATTTCCCAATAAAATCGTTTGATTATCTACCATAACTTGAATACCATGCCCTGGAATCGATTGGAAATCTTTGACCGCTTGTAATTTTAATTTGCTTTCTTTAGCACTTTCCACGATGGCTTCGCCTAGTGGATGCTCAGAACCTGTTTCAGAAGCAGCCGCTAATGCTAAAACCTCTTCTTTTTGATAGCCGTTGTAGTTAATAATATCGGTAACAATAGGTTTTCCTTCTGTAATCGTTCCTGTTTTATCAAATACAATGGTTTGGACCTTTTGAGCTTCTTCCAGTGCGTCTCCGCTTTTGATCAAGACACCATTTTCAGCGCCTTTTCCAGTTCCTACCATGATAGCTGTAGGAGTAGCTAGGCCTAAAGCACAAGGACAAGCAATCACTAAAACGGAAATGGTAATCGTTAAAGCAAAAACCCACGACTCTTGCCCTAAAAAGAACCAAGCTAAGCCAGAAAGCACAGCTAAACCAATCACAATAGGTACAAATACCCCCGAAACTTTATCCGCTAATTTAGCAATCGGTGCTTTTGAACCTTGGGCATCTTCTACCAATTTAATAATTTGTGATAAAGTCGTGTCTTTTCCTACTTTAGTTGCTTTAAAGCGGAAAGAACCATTTTTATTGATACTTGCGCCCACGACATTGTCACCCATATTTTTTTCAATCGGGATGCTTTCACCAGTAATCATTGATTCATCGACGGCTGAACTTCCTTCAACCAATACGCCATCAACTGGAATTTTATCCCCTGGGCGAACGACAACAATGTCGTCCGTCATTACTTCATCAATCGAAATTTCTTTTTCTTCCTCATTACGGATCACACGCGCTGTCTTGGGCGCTAATCCCATCAGTTTTTTAATGGCATCTGATGTTTTCCCTTTTGAAACGGCTTCTAAATATTTACCTAAAGTAATTAATGTTAAAATAACAGCCGCAGATTCAAAGTATAAATCAGGATGTCCGTGATGAACTTCTACCCGACCAATCGCTAGAAGCGCCGTCATCACAATGCCTTGTAATAACGCAGCAGTGGTTCCAATTGCGATTAACGAGTCCATATTAGGATGGCCTTTAAACAATGATTTAAAGCCTACTGTGTAAAAGGAACGTCCTAAATAAATAACGGGTAAGGTTAAAGCCAATTGAGTCGCTGCAAATGTAATCGTATGTTGCATCGGATCGAGGAATTCAGGAAGCGGCAATCCACCAAATGGAAGCATTGGACCCATCGCAATATATAATAGTGGTACGGTAAAAATAGCCGACCCTACGAACCGAATCCACAGATCTTTCATGTGTTTTTGTTTTTTATCTGTATCATCAGTCACGTTTGTGTTAGTAGTTTCAACTGCAGCTTGATAACCTGCATCCTGCACCGCTTTGACTATATCGCCTGCTGTGATGACATCTTCATCGTAGCTGACATTCATTTTTTCAGTGGCTAAATTAACTGCGACATCGTCAACGCCCGCCACTTTCCCTACGCTTTTTTCAATCGCTTGTACACATGAAGCGCAGGTCATTCCTTCAATTTCAAAAGACTGTGTTGCAATATTTTTAAGTGCCTTATAACCCGCATTTGAAACAGCATCTTCAATGTCTTTTCCGGCAACTACAGTTGAGTCGTAAGAAACATCCATTTTTTCAGTGGCTAAATTGACCGCAACATCGTCAACACCGCTAAGTTTTCCTACACTTTTTTCAACAGCTTGGACACATGAAGCACAGGTCATTCCTTCTATGTTATATGTATCTTTCAACAAGTTTTTCATCCTCCTTGTAAAAGATTGAGGCTAGTACAAAAGCTTTCATCGGCTATGATACCTTTGATGTATCGTTACTGAAAATAAATGAACGCTAACCTCAATCAATTACTAGCTACTCTTTTTCCGCTGTATAACCTGCTTCACTCACAGCATCTTCAATATTTTCAGATTGCACGGCATTTTCATCAAACGTGATTGTTAACCTTTTTGTGTCTACATTCGCGTTAGCATCTTGAATGCCACTTAGTCTGTTTACTGCCTCTTCAATTTTGGCTTTGCAATGAGCACAAGACATATCTGGCACTCGATAAGTATTCGTAGTCATAATAATTTTCCTCCAAAAATCTAAATTTTATATACACATACATTTTACTTGTTTCACAGTGTGTTGCCGTTTTTCATTGATCATCGCTTCAAATTTATCTTGCAATGATTGTACCGTTTCTTTACTAGTGATCACTTCTTTGGTCCAAACAATTTTCATTACTGGCCACTTGGCATTTGTTACTTGCATGGCTTATTCTTCCCCAGCTTTGATCTCACTTTCAACAACCCACTGATGATTTTTTATCCAACGATCTTGATCAGATGAGTAATAATCAATCATATAAACCGGTTCTGTTGTCATGCGTTCGATTGTTCCGGTAGCACCTTGCATTCCTGGCATATGCTTTGCAAGAATGGTTACTTGCTCTCCAACCTCAACACTACCTTCATATTTTACTTCACCGTCTACAACCCATTTATGATCTGTAATTTGTTCATTTGTAGTTGTATCATTATAAGTAACAGAATACACCGTCGTATCATATACACCATCAACAATCGCCTTAGCATGATACATATCCGACATATGATCAGTTAATAATTCTATCCTAGCTCCTACAGGGTATTTTGCGTTTGTCGCTACCTTAATGCCTGGTGGTAGATGACCACTTTCATCGTGATGCATATGATCCATGTGATTCATATGATCTCCTCCGTTTACGTTTGTAATTTTTATTACACTCTTAATATACAGTTTACGTTTACATATGTCAACGAAAAACATAAACTTTTTTGAAATTTCCTTTAAGCAGCCGACAGTAGGTGCTATTTTATTGTCTATTCTGGATAAACTAATTTTTCTGGTCGTACTGCTTTATAAAGAGCAAAAGCGCCGTTTAGATTTTGCACATGAAATCCGTTTTGTTTAAGAATACGTTCGGCAAAATAACTGCGCAAACCGCTATGGCAACTAACAATATACAATTGTGAACAAAAACAAAATCGTGATAAACTAGATACTAGTAAATAAATGAACTGAAAAGAGGTCGAATGATGTTACGTAGTAAAGATGTGGCAGAAATGTTGGATATTTCAATTTCTACAATTCGTTATTATGAAAAAATAGGAATTATCCCTCCTATTGAAAGAAATGCAAACGGCTACCGGATTTATACCAATTCAACCCTAAATTGGATTTATTTGATGAAATCATTACGAAATGCTGGGCTTTCAATTGAGTCACTGCTGGAATTTTCTAGGCTATCACAAGTAAAAGGACCCGAACGGAAAAAACAAAAGCAAGTATTAGAAGACCAGTTATATGAAATCGAGGGAAAAATTGCAGAAATGCAGCGTGTGCGTAACCTACTTTCTTATAAAATCGAAACCTATGATGACCATATAGCGATGTTTCAATCGGGTGAATTGACTTCTGAAACCGCAGAAGAACTTTGGAAAATAAAATTTTAATAATTCCTCTCTCTTGCCATGGAGTGCACTTTATACTTTAGAATGAAAATAGATTTTACGAGGAGGAATAAACATGCAAAACGCACTTAAATTGAACAACGGCGTAGAAATACCTATTTTGGGATTTGGGACTTTTCAAATTACAGATCCTAAAGAAGCGGAAGAATCCGTAACAAATGCAATTAATGCTGGTTATCGTCATATTGATACAGCGCAATCGTATTTGAACGAAGAAGCAGTCGGAAAAGGAATTCAACGCGCTGACGTTGCAAGAGAAGAATTATTTGTTACGACAAAAATTTGGATTGAAAATACAACTTATGAAGGTGTATTAGCTTCTTTCCAACGTTCTCTTGATCGCTTGCAATTAGATTATGTTGATTTATTGTTATTGCATCAACCTTACAATGACGTGTACGGTGCCTATCGGGCAATGGAAGAACTACAAGAAGCTGGAAAAGTTAGAGCTATTGGGCTTTCAAACTTTGCGGTTGACCGTGCGGTTGATTTAACTCTATTTAATAAAACAGTGCCTCAAGTGGATCAAATTGAAGTAAACCCATTCCAACAACAAGCAGATACGATTCCTGCACTAAAAGAAGAAGGGATTCAACCAGAAGCTTGGGCGCCATTTGCAGAAGGGAAAAATGATTTGTTCCATAATTCTGTCTTAACTTCAATTGCGGATAAATACAATAAATCCGTTGGCCAAGTTGTTATTCGCTGGTTAGTAGAACAAGAAGTCGTTGTTTTGGCCAAAACAACAAAACCTGAACGTTTGCAAGAAAACCTTGATGTATTTGATTTCCAATTATCAGATGAAGACAAAAAACAAATTGCTACATTAAACATTGGAGAAAGCCAATTCTTCTCCCATAGTGATCCAGAACAAATTAAATCACTAGCATCAAGAAAATTAGATGTTTAAACAAAGGAAGATTGAACTTGAAGACTCTTTATTTAATGCGACATGGGCAAACACTTTTTAATCAATTGCACAAAATACAAGGTTGGTGTGATGCGCCTTTGACCGAAACAGGGTTTAAACAAGCGCAGATCGCTGCCGAGTATTTTAAACAAAACAACATTCAAATTGAGAGTGCTTATTGTTCAACTTCTGAACGAACCTCCGATACACTGGAACAAATTACGGATATCCCCTATACACGTTTGAAGGGATTAAAAGAATGGAATTTTGGTGTATTTGAAGGAGAACCTGAATTTTTAAATCCTTCTTTACCTTATGGCGACTTTTTTGTTCCCTATGGCGGAGAAAGTGAAATGGATTTGAAAAAAAGAGTAGCGGAAACTGTCATGGATTTTATGAAGAAAGAACCAAATGATACAGTTTTAGCAGTCTCTCATGGCGCGTCCTGTCGTCAATTCATGCGCTACTGGGCTCACACTAGTGAAGTTGAGCAAAAAAGCAAGTTAAGAGAGTGTTGTATTTTAAAATTTGAGTTTGAAAATAATCAGTTCAAATTAGTCGACATCATTAACCATGATTTTAGTTCGATTGGATAAAACGATGTAAAAACATAAATTTTGAGAGAGTGATCTGGTCAAGCCCGAAATCTTGTGTAAAAGTACAAATGCAATCTACACCCTAATTTTATGATTCTATTTTCTCTCGAAGCGTATTCTAGGTCTAAGCAGGGGACAGATTTGACAACGAATCTATTCAGGCATGGTGATCTTGGGCTGTTCCTTCGGTCTTCAACCTAAGAACAGGCGCCCATTTCGCTATTCGCGAATACCATGCCTTCATTCATTGTCCAATCGTAACTCGTTTTCTTCTAGGTTTCATCTTCTGAAGAAGTGTCCTCCTTTCCTAGCACAGGCCCTTTTAAAAACGCTCTGGGGGCTTTTTGCCATGCTTGATGAATATCCATTAAAACCGCACCAATTAAACGTTCGGCGGAATCAACGTTAGGGAAAATAGAGACTACCTTTTCTCGTCGTCGAACTTCCCGGTTTAAACGTTCCAAGGAATTCGTTGTTCGTAAGGAAACGTGATAATCTTCTGGTTCACTTAGATATTGTAAACCATCGTAAAAGCCTTGATCTAAAAGAGCTAATACTGTTTTATAACGCGTATCATCTTGCACGTGATCTTCGAACTTTTGACGGGCTTCTTTCGCTTCTTGTAAGGTATTGGCGCGGAAGATCTTTTTCAGATGATAGCGAGCTTCTTGATTGTTTTTCTTAGGCATCTGGTCGATCATATTTCGTAAGAAATGGACGGTACAACGTTGCCATGCAGTACCGGTAAAGATTTCCTGTATGGCTTTTTTTAGCCCCGCATGAGCATCGGAAATAATTAAGCGAGGTTGGGTCAAGCCCCGTTCACGCAAGTCTTGGAAAAACCTTTTCCAACTCGTGGTGGATTCTTCCTCGCTGACTTGAAATCCTAAAATTTCTCGTCGATTCTTTTGATTCACTCCTTGGGCGATATAAACCCCTTTACTGACCACTCGATGGTCTTCACGAACTTTGATATACATGGCATCGACATAAACATATCGAAAGGAACTGTAGGTTAAGGAACGATTTTTAAAGGCTTGAATTTCCGGATCGAGTCGTTTCATCGTGTTAGAAACAAACGACTTCGATACTGATTCGCCGCATAACTGTTCAACGATATGGGTTACTTTTTGCGTCGATACTCCCTGGACGACGGCTTCCATTAAGCTTAATACAAAAGCCTGGTCTTTTCGTTGGTATTGTTCAAAAATTTTCGTGGAAAACTCGCCCGAACGAGTACGTGGAATTTTCAAGCGGAGTTTTCCTACGGCTAAAGTGAAATCTCGTTCGTAATACCCATTCCGATAATCCAAACGATGATCATTGCGCTCATAATTTTTCGCTTGGATAAATTCATCCCTTTCGACTTCCATATAAGCGTTAAATACCGTCACAGCTAAAGACTTCATCATCATGTTCATATCGCTTTGCATAATAGCCTCTGTTAATTCTTCAAAATTTATATTAATATTAAGTTGGGTCATATCCATCTTCCTTTTCAATGTTTTTCTGGGTAAATTACATTGTACCAGAGATGGATATGATCTCTTTCTTTTTACACAATTATATGGAAACAACTAGTGAAACCTTATTTATTGTCAAACAATTTAAAGGAGTCATACAAAAGTGAAAATTGGTGCATCATATTTGAGCTAGTTTTAAAATAATAACATTATTGGTGGCACATCAAGCAATGTGGCCCCAATCCATAAAATATTGGTGGGATATCAGGCGATGTACCTCCGATTTATAAATTATTGGGGGGACATCAGGCAATGTGCTTCCAATTTGTAAATTATTGGGGTGACATCAGGCGATGTACCTCCGATTTATAAATTATTGGGGGGACATCAGGCAATGTGCCTCCAATTTATGAGTTATTGGGACGACATCAGGCGATGTACCTCCGATTTGTAAATTATTGGGGTGACATCAGGCGATGTGCCTCCAATTTATGAGTTATTGGGACGACATCAGGCGATGTGCCTCCAATTTATGAATTATTGGTGGCACATCGAAGAAGTTGCTTCCAATAAACATAAATATTGATGGGATATGTGACACAAAAAATTAATTTCACCAATGAGGAAAATTTTAGATATGGAATTACTTTTACAAAAACTAAAGGATATTTTCCATATGGACTTAGTTATGCTTGGTGGAGGCGGCGTTTTGAATTGGTCTTTCATTCAAGCGGGTCTTTGTGACGAAGTAAGCGTAGTTATCGCACCAGCAGCTGATGCTTCAGCTACTTCCCCTTCTTTATTTGATACCAAAGAAAACTTAACAGATGATACACCCGTATCTTTCACTTTGAAAAATGTAGAAACTAAAGAAGATAGTACTGTATGGTTAACCTATAGTGTAAATAACGCAGAAACTAAATAATAAATTTGAACCTCTCGTCACTTTGCGAGAGGTTCCATTTGTATCTAACTATTCTCATTACTTTTACTAACCAGCAAATCAGCGATAGTCGGATGAATGAGTTCAATCAAATCATTAACCGAAATGACCACACTTTTATCCAGTTCTCCTGCTGAAACAACAATTCTTTGGTAATTTTTTATCTCTTGGTCAAACATTATCGGGTATTCAGGATGATGTAAAAAAATCCCAATCGGAGTATTTGCGCCGTGTGGGTAACCGGTTGTTTCCAGTACATAATCCATCGGTGGCAAACCGATCTTTCTGTTTTTTGACACAGCAGCAGCTTTTTTATAATCCAAACGGGAGTCTAAAGGAACAAGTGCAATTGTCGGACCTGTTTTATTCCCTTTAAGTACCAACGTTTTAAAAATTGGCGTTTCATTTTTATCAATCTTTTCTGAGGAAAATTCATATGATTCATAAGGGATGTTTTTTTCTTCTAGAAAAAATTCTACTTCATTTTTGGACATTACCTTTCCTCTTTTCCAATAATTTATACATGTTCTGTCATTAAAAAACAAAGAAAGACAGCGTGATACTTTTCTAAGCCCCTATCTTTCTTCTACTTTAAATTTCATAAAATTAACGAACACACTATAAATATCATAAGAAATACGTGCAATGAAATCAAATATAGCGAATCGTTGCTAAGTAAGTATAAGATCTACTGAGGTTTCATAGCGGAAAAAGAAATGGGCGCTCTTTTCATTAAAATATTAAAAACAAAGACAATTTCTTATGGAACCGATCATAAAGAAAGGTCGCTTACGTTGTAGAAAAAATGTGTGAAATGCTGGCTGCCTTTAGCATTCCAAAGAAACAAATTTTGGCAAAGGTCGTATTTGCTGGAGTTATACCATGGCTTTCGTAAACGAGTGAGGTAAAACAGAGTTTATCTCACTAATTTGCTATTCCTATGGGATAACTGTTTTTTTATACCATCACTTTTACTTTCTTATGTGCTAAATTTAGCCAAAAGCTCTTTTTTCATCCCTTTTTCTTAAATCAAGAACATAACTTTGGCAAACTAGTGAGACTATTTGTAAGTTATACTACCAGTTTGCCATTCTTATGTGATTGTTTCCTTTTTATCCCATGGTTTTCTTCAACTAATGAGATAAGTTGTCGCTAGTTACTCTCCCTTATTCTAAATCTTCAGGTATATTCCAGTAGTCATCTTCGTTTTGTTCATCTAAAAACTCAGCAAATTCATCTGATTGATAAGCGTCAACTACAGCTTGGGCCCACTCTGAGTCTACATCTTCTTCGTCAACAGTTGCTATAATTTCAAATTCGTCTACAATCTCTTCATTTAAAAGACTTGAGGAAGTGTCCATACCAGCACTATAAACAATGGCTCCAGAAATGACACCATAGTCAATATCTTCTAAAGTTCTTGGTATTTGATAAGTATCCATTTCCACAATCTCTAAGTTATAAGGATTGTCAACGATGTCACTTGATGTCGCTTCAATAGGGTTCACGTCATCCTCTAAAGTGACCCACCCTGCTTGTTCTAATAAAAGTAATCCACGGGCAGTATTGGAAGCATCATCTGGAATCGCGACAGTGTCATTTTCTTCTACGTCATCTAGTGAGTCTTTTTCCCCACCGTAAATTCCCGTAGGAGCAGAAGGAATGGTTATTAATTTGGCTAAATTTGCGTCATTGTTTTCATTAAAGTCTTCTAAATAGGCTTCATGTTGGTCAACATTTAAATCTATTTCACCTTCGCTTAAGGCGATATCTGCTTGCAGTAAATCATCAAAATCCGTTTCTGTAACCGTATAACCTTCATCTTCTAAAATAGGCTCAATTCCTTCGCTAAATAAATCACTATACGGACTAGGAGCCATGCCTATATGAATCTCATTTGCGTCATCTTCTGTGTCTCCAATGCCACATCCTGCTATAAAAAGTAAAGTAACACTTAATAATCCAACAATACTACCAATTATCTTTGTTTTGCGCATTTTTCTTCCTCCTCTAAAAAAGCTTCTGATGTTTAGAATAGGTTCAGTGTAGGATTGTATAAACAAAAAGTATATGGTTTATATTGATGGAATACACAAAAAAATGATATATTATGCTCTTAATTTTTGTACAACTGAAATAGCTAATCAGAATTTTCCCAAACCATAACAAATTCCTTTTCTCCTGTATCTTCATCGATCGTTTCATCTTTGGTAACAAAACCCTCTCTCTGATAAAAACGGATCGCTCGTTGATTTTTCTGGTAAGCTTCCAAAGTTAACTTTGCCTTTCTTGCCTTGCAATAATCAAGTAGCTGCTTGCCAATTCCTCTTGATTGCTTTGTACTATCAATAAAAAAACCAGCAATATAATAGTCTATCAACCCAA contains:
- a CDS encoding IS256 family transposase; this translates as MTQLNININFEELTEAIMQSDMNMMMKSLAVTVFNAYMEVERDEFIQAKNYERNDHRLDYRNGYYERDFTLAVGKLRLKIPRTRSGEFSTKIFEQYQRKDQAFVLSLMEAVVQGVSTQKVTHIVEQLCGESVSKSFVSNTMKRLDPEIQAFKNRSLTYSSFRYVYVDAMYIKVREDHRVVSKGVYIAQGVNQKNRREILGFQVSEEESTTSWKRFFQDLRERGLTQPRLIISDAHAGLKKAIQEIFTGTAWQRCTVHFLRNMIDQMPKKNNQEARYHLKKIFRANTLQEAKEARQKFEDHVQDDTRYKTVLALLDQGFYDGLQYLSEPEDYHVSLRTTNSLERLNREVRRREKVVSIFPNVDSAERLIGAVLMDIHQAWQKAPRAFLKGPVLGKEDTSSEDET
- a CDS encoding dihydrofolate reductase family protein produces the protein MELLLQKLKDIFHMDLVMLGGGGVLNWSFIQAGLCDEVSVVIAPAADASATSPSLFDTKENLTDDTPVSFTLKNVETKEDSTVWLTYSVNNAETK
- a CDS encoding YbaK/EbsC family protein, which encodes MSKNEVEFFLEEKNIPYESYEFSSEKIDKNETPIFKTLVLKGNKTGPTIALVPLDSRLDYKKAAAVSKNRKIGLPPMDYVLETTGYPHGANTPIGIFLHHPEYPIMFDQEIKNYQRIVVSAGELDKSVVISVNDLIELIHPTIADLLVSKSNENS
- a CDS encoding MetQ/NlpA family ABC transporter substrate-binding protein, with translation MRKTKIIGSIVGLLSVTLLFIAGCGIGDTEDDANEIHIGMAPSPYSDLFSEGIEPILEDEGYTVTETDFDDLLQADIALSEGEIDLNVDQHEAYLEDFNENNDANLAKLITIPSAPTGIYGGEKDSLDDVEENDTVAIPDDASNTARGLLLLEQAGWVTLEDDVNPIEATSSDIVDNPYNLEIVEMDTYQIPRTLEDIDYGVISGAIVYSAGMDTSSSLLNEEIVDEFEIIATVDEEDVDSEWAQAVVDAYQSDEFAEFLDEQNEDDYWNIPEDLE
- a CDS encoding N-acetyltransferase, which gives rise to MIRKLQKEDLTAVLSIWLKENIQAHDFISDTYWNSQSDSVKEQLPQSEVYVYIDNNDKIVGFIGLIDYYIAGFFIDSTKQSRGIGKQLLDYCKARKAKLTLEAYQKNQRAIRFYQREGFVTKDETIDEDTGEKEFVMVWENSD